Within the Nocardioides aurantiacus genome, the region CGCCAGCGTGTCGTTGCCGAGCCGGCCCGACCAGACCAGGTCCCAGACCGCGGCCGTCAGCGCCTTGTCGTCGCTGCTGCCCGCCACGGTGGCGAGCTGGCGGAAGAAGTAGGCGCCGCCGCCGGCCAGGGCGTCGAGGACGGCCTCGTGGTCGGGGGTGAGCGCGAGCTCGCCGAGGTCGGGCAGCGTGAGCGGGGCGGCGTCGGCGAGGTGGAGGGAGACCCAGCCGTCCGCGCCGGGCAGGTCGCCGTGCCCGGCCCACACCACCTCGCCGGTCGAGGTCAGCTCGTCGAGCATGGCGGGGCTGTAGTCGGCGACGCGGGCGGGGAGCACCAGCGTCTCGAGCGCGCTCGCGGGCACGCCGCAGCCCGCGAGCTGGTCGACGACCGTGACCACGCCGTCGAGGCCGCGCAGCCGGCTCTGCCGGCCGGTCGCCGTCGGGGGGACGACGTGCTGCCAGGCCGGCACGAAGCGGGCGAGCGCCGCGGGCTCGACCGGCTCGACCTCCTGCCGCAGCCGGGCGAGGGAGCGGCGGCGCAGCAGCCGCAGCACCTCGGCGTCGCACCACTCGGCACCGCTGCCCTGGGGCCGGAACTCGCCCTCCATCACCCGGCCCTGGGCCGCGAGCCGGGCCAGCGTCTGGTGACAGACCGCGACCCCGAGACCCAGGCGGGCCGCGACCTCGTGGGCGGTGAAGGGGCCGTGGGTGCGGGCGTAGCGACCGACCAGGTCGGCCAGCGGGTCCTCGACCGGCTCGGTGAAGACGTCGGGCACCCCGGGCGGCACGGGGACGCCGAGGCCGTCCCGGAGCCGGGCGACGTCCTCGACGACGGCGAAGCGCTGCTGGCCCGACATCAGCACGGGCACGACGCGCCGCGCCGTCACCAGCTGCTGCAGCCAGCCCTCGACCTGGTCGGGGTCGGAGCAGCGAGCGCGCACCTCGTCGGCGTCGAGCGGGCCGAGCAGCCGGAGCAGGTCGGCGATGCCCTCGGCGTCCTTGGCCCGACGGCTCTCGGCCAGCCGCTGCACCTCCGACTCGACCTCGGCGAGCACCTCGGGGTCGAGCAGCTCGCGCAGCTCGGCCCGACCGAGCAGCTCGGCCAGCAGGCCCTGGTCGAGGGTGAGCGCGGCCGCCCGGCGCTCGGCCAGCGGGGAGTCGCCCTCGTACATGAAGGCGGCGACGTAGCCGAACAGCAGCGACTGCGCCATCGGGGAGGGGCGTTGCGTCTGCACGTCGACCAGTCGCAGCCGGCGATCGGCGATCCGGCGGTGCAGCGCCACCAGCGAGGGCAGGTCGTAGACGTCCTGGAGCACCTCGCGGACGGTCTCGAGGATGATCGGGAACGACGGGTAGCGGGCCGCCACCTCGAGCAGCTGTGCGGAGCGCTGCCGCTGCTGCCACAGCGGGGCGCGGCGCCCCGGGTCGCGGCGGGGGAGCAGCAGCGCCCGCGCGGCGCACTCGCGGAAGCGTGAGGCGAACAGCGCCGAGCCGCCGACCTCGGTGGTGACCAGCGGCTCGAGCTCCTCGGGCTCGAAGGCCACCAGCTCGGCCCCCGGCGGCTCCTGGTCGGTCTCGGGGATGCGCAGCACGATGCCGTCGTCGGTGGCCATGGCCTGCGCGTCGAGGCCGTAGCGCTCGCGCAGCCGGGCGTTGATGGCCAGCGCCCAGGGCGCGTGGACCGGCGTGCCGTAGGGGGAGTGCACCACGATGCGCCAGTCGCCGAGCTCGTCGCGGAAGCGCTCCACCAGCAGCTGCTGGTCGTGGGGCACCGCCGAGGTGACCTCCTTCTGCTCCTCCAGCAGCGAGACGAGGTTGTCGGCGGCCCACTCGTCGAGGCCGGCACCCCGCACCCGGGCCAGGGCCTGCTCGCGCGGCAGCTGCGACAGCTCCCGGGTGAAGGCCCCGATGGCGCCGCCGAGCTCGGCCGGGCGGCCCAGGGTGTCGCCGGTCCAGAACGGCAGCCGCCCGGGCTGGCCGGGGGCCGGCGCGACCAGGACGCGGTCGTGGGTGATGTCCTCGATCCGCCAGCTGGTGGTGCCGAGCGTGAAGACGTCGCCGACGCGGGACTCGTAGACCATCTCCTCGTCGAGCTCGCCGACCCGGCTGGCCTTCTCGCCGACGAGGAACACCCCGAACAGGCCGCGGTCGGGGATGGTGCCGCCGCTGGTGACGGCCAGCCGCTGGGCGCCGGGCCGCCCGGTCAGCTCCCCGGTGACGCGGTCCCAGACCAGGCGGGGACGCAGCTCGGCGAACTCGTCGCTGGGGTAGCGGCCCGAGAGCAGGTCGAGGGTGGCGTCGTAGGCGCTGCGCGGGAGGGTCGCGAAGGGTGCGGAGCGGCGTACGACGTCGAACAGGTCGTCGGCCGACCACGCCTCCATCGACGTCGCCGCCACCACCTGCTGCGCGAGCACGTCGAGCGGGCTGGCGGGGACGTGCAGCGCCTCGATGCCGCCGGAGCGCATCTGCTCGACCGCGACCGCCGAGGGCACCAGGTCGCCGCGGTGCTTGGGGAAGAGCACCCCGCGCGAGACCTCGCCCACCTGGTGGCCGGCGCGACCGACGCGCTGCAGCGCGCTGGCGACCGACGGCGGCGATTCGACCTGCACGACGAGGTCGACGGCGCCCATGTCGATGCCGAGCTCGAGGCTGCTGGTGGCCACCACGCAGGGCAGGCGGCCGCGCTTGAGGTCGTCCTCGATGATCGCCCGCTGCTCCTTGGAGACCGAGCCGTGGTGGGCGCGGGCGACCAGGGGCGCCGCGGGGTCGGCGGCGCCGGTCTGGCCGGACTGCGCCATCACCTCGGCGGGCGGACCGTCCTGCGCGGCGTCCTCGCGGTCGAGGCCGGCGCGCTCGGCGGCCAGCTCGTTGAGCCGGGCCGTGAGCCGCTCGGCCAGCCGCCGCGAGTTGGCGAAGACGATGGTGGAGGTGTGCTGCTCGACGAGGTCGAGCACCCGGGCCTCGACGTGGGGCCACAGCGAGCCCGCGCGCGGGCCGTCGTCGCCCTCCTCGCCGCCGAGCTGGGTCATGTCCTCGACCGGGACCACGACGGTGAGGTCCCACTGCTTCTCCGAGGGCGGGGCGACGACCTCGACCGGGGCGGCCCCGCCGAGGAAGCGGGCGACCTCGTCGACGGGGCGCACCGTGGCGGAGAGGCCGATGCGCTGGGCCGGGCGCTCCAGGAGCTCGTCGAGACGCTCGAGCGAGACCGCCAGGTGGGCGCCGCGCTTGGTGCCGGCCACCGCGTGCACCTCGTCGAGGACCACGGTCTCCACGCCGCGCAGCGCCTCGCGGGCCTGCGAGGTGAGCATCAGGAACAGCGACTCGGGGGTGGTGATGAGGATGTCGGGGGGCGAGGTCTGGATCCGCCGCCGCTCCTGGGCCGGGGTGTCGCCGGAGCGGACGCCGACCCGGATCTCGGGGACCTCCAGCCCGAGCCGCTCGGCGGTCTGCCGGATGCCGACCAGCGGGGCCCGCAGGTTGCGCTCGACGTCGACGGCGAGGGCCTTGAGCGGGGAGACGTAGAGGACGCGGCAGCGGTGCTGCTTCTCCTCGGGGGGCGGCGTCGTGGCGAGCCGGTCGATCGACCACAGGAACGCCGAGAGCGTCTTGCCGGAGCCGGTGGGGGCGACCACCAGGGCGTGCCGGCCGGCGGAGATGGCCTCCCAGGCCCCCTGCTGGGCGGGCGTGGGGGCGGCGAAGGCAGCCGCGAACCAGGCACGGGTGGGTTCGCTGAACTGCTGCACCCCGACATCCTGCCGGAGCCCACCGACAGCCCCGCGGGGACGGGACCGATGAGTCCGGGGTCCGGCGGCGGTCGGAAAGGGCGCGACGGTTGTCGGTGGTGTCTGGGAGGGTGACGAACATGGTGGACGCAGTGCTGGCCGAGGGCCTGGTCAAGACCTACGGGAAGGTCCGCGCGCTCGACGGCCTGTCCCTGCGCGTGCCCGAGGGGGAGGTGCTGGGCGTGCTGGGTCCCAACGGGGCCGGCAAGACCACGGCGGTCAAGGTGCTCACCACGCTGGTCCGGCCCGACGCCGGCACCGCCAGCGTGGCGGGTGTCGACGTCGTCGCCGACCCGGCCGGGGTGCGGCGCAGCATCGGCGTCTCGGGGCAGAACGCCGCGGTGGACGAGTACCTCACCGGCTTCGAGAACCTCGACATGGTCGGCCGGCTCTACCACCTCGGCGCCCGGGCCAGCCGGGAGCGGGCGCGGGAGCTGCTGCGGGAGTTCGACCTCGAGGAGGCGGGCGACCGGGTCGCCAAGGGCTACAGCGGCGGCATGCGACGACGTCTCGACCTCGCCGGGGCGCTGGTGGCCCGACCCCCGGTGCTGTTCCTCGACGAGCCCACCACCGGGCTGGACCCGCGCAGCCGCACCTCGATGTGGGAGGTGATCCGCGGCCTGGTGGCCGGCGGCACCTCGCTGCTGCTCACCACCCAGTACCTCGAGGAGGCCGACCTGCTCGCCGACAACATCGTCGTCGTCGACCACGGCCGGGTCATCGCCGAGGGCACCGCCGACGAGCTCAAGGCCCAGGTCGGCGGCGAGCGGCTGCAGGTCACGGTGGCCGACCCCGCCCAGCTGGGCCGGGCCGAGGAGCTCCTGACACCCCTGGCGGTGGGGCCGGTGGTGCGCGAGGAGGAGCGGCGCGGCCTGCTGGTGCCGGTCACCGGGGGAGCCGCCCGGCTGGCCGACGCGCTGCGGCTGCTCGACGGCGAGGGGGTGGCGCTCGACGACGTCGGGCTGCGACGACCGACCCTCGACGACGTGTTCCTCACCCTGACCGGACGCTCGACCGCCGAGGACGACGCCGCGCTCTCCCAGGAGGCCTCCGCATGAGCCTGTCCACCGCCGTCTCCGACGGCTTCGTCGTCGCCAAGCGCAACCTGATCAAGGTCAAGCGCGTGCCCGACCTGCTCGTGTTCACGACCCTCTCGCCGATCATGTTCGTGCTGCTGTTCGCCTACGTCTTCGGCGGCGCCATCGACCAGGGCGGCGACGGCAGCGCCTACCGCGAGTTCCTCATCGCCGGCATCTTCGCCCAGACGGTGGTCTTCGGCTCCACCATCACCGGCGCCGGCATCGCCGAGGACGTGCAGAAGGGCATCATCGACCGGTTCCGCACGCTGCCGATGTCGCCGTCCGCGGTGCTCTTCGGCCGCACCCTCTCCGACGTGGTCAACAACGTGATCGTGCTCGTGGTGATGTCGCTGACGGGCCTGGCCGTGGGCTGGCGCATCCGCGACGGCTTCTGGCACGCCCTGGTGGGCTTCCTGCTGCTGCTGGTCTTCGCCTACGCCATCTCCTGGATCATGGCGCTCGTCGGGCTGCTGGTGCCGAGTCCCGAGGTGGTCAACAACGCCTCGTTCATCATCATCTTCCCGCTCACCTTCATCGCCAACACGTTCGTGCAGCTGGAGACGCTGCCCGGTCCGCTGCGCACGTTCGCGGAGTGGAACCCGATCTCGGCGGTCACCCAGGCGGCGCGGGAGAACTTCGGCAACGTGCCGCCCGGGGGCGGGCTCTCCACCCCGTCGTGGGCGCTGCAGAACCCCGAGCTCTACACCCTGATCTGGTCGGCCGTGGTGCTGCTGGTCTTCGTGCCGCTCGCCTCGGCCCGCTACGCCCGCGCCACCAGCCGGTGACCGCCGCCGAGGCGATGATCAGCGCCCGCGGGCTGCGCAAGGGCTTCGGCGAGGTCGAGGCGGTCCGTGGCATCGACGTCGAGGTCCACCGCGGCGAGGCGTTCGGCTTCCTCGGCCCCAACGGGGCCGGCAAGTCCTCGACGATGCGGATGGTCGCCGCGGTCTCGCCGGTCAGCGGCGGCGAGCTGCGCATCCTCGGGCTCGACCCCGCCACCGACGGCCCCGAGATCCGCTCGCGCATCGGCGTGTGCCCCCAGGAGGACACCCTCGACACCGAGCTCAACGTCTTCGACAACCTCTACATCTACGGCCGCTACTTCGGGCTGCCCCGGGCCGAGGTGCGCCGCCGCTGCGGTGAGCTGCTCGAGTTCGTGCAGCTCACCGACAAGGCGCGGTCCAAGGTCGAGGACCTCTCCGGGGGCATGAAGCGGCGGCTCACCATCGCCCGCTCGCTCGTCAACCGGCCCGAGCTGCTGCTGCTCGACGAGCCCACCACGGGGCTGGACCCGCAGGCCCGTCACGTGGTGTGGGACCGGCTGTTCCGGCTCAAGCAGCAGGGCGTCACCCTCGTGCTCACCACGCACTACATGGACGAGGCCGAGCAGCTGTGCGACCGGCTCGTGGTCATGGACGGCGGTCGAATCGTGGCCGAGGGGTCCCCGTCGTCCCTGATCCGCGAGCACAGCACGCGCGAGGTCGCCGAGCTGCGCTTCGGCACCGGGGAGCACGAGGCGCTGGCCCCACGGCTGGAGGACCTCGCCGAGCGGGTCGAGGTGCTGCCCGACCGGCTCCTGCTGTACGCCGCCGACGGCGAGGCCGCGGTGGCCGCGGTCCACGAGCGCGGCCTGCACCCCGCCATGTCGCTGGTGCGGCGGTCCTCGCTGGAGGACGTCTTCCTGCGCCTCACCGGCCGGACGCTGGTCGACTAGGACCGCCATGGCTGCCACGCGCTCGCTCGCACCCCGGATGACCGATTACTGGTGGACCGTCTACAAGCGCACCTGGAAGGGCAGCGTCGTCTCCTCGTTCGTGACGCCGCTGCTCTACGTGCTGGCCATGGGCGTGCTGCTCGGCGGCTTCATCCAGGGCGACCCCGACCGGCTCGAGGGGGCGAGCACCTACCTCGCCTTCGTGGTGCCGGGCATGCTCGCGGCCCAGTCGATGCAGCTGGTCTTCGGCGAGCTGACCTATCCGGTGATGTCGGGCGTGAAGTGGCACAGGACCTACTTCGCGATGGTGGCCACGCCGCTGTCTGTGCGCGACGTGGTGCAGTCCCAGGTCGGCTTCGTGGTGTTCCGGGTGGCGCTGAGCTCGGCGGTGTTCTGCCTCGTGGTGGCCCCCTTCGGGGTCTTCGCCACCTGGTGGGGTGCGGTGGTGGCCTGGCTGGTGCAGCTGCTGGTCGCGCTGGCCTTCGCCACCCCGGTCTTCGCGCTGTCCTCCTACCTCAAGGACGAGTCGGGCTTCTCGCTGGTCTTCCGCCTCGGCATGATCCCGATGTTCCTGTTCTCCGGGGCGTTCTTCCCGGTCGACAACCTCGGTCCCACCCTGGCGGCCCTGGCCCGGCTCACGCCGCTGTGGCACGCCGTCGACCTGACCCGGATGCTCACCGTCGACCGCCTCGACCCGCTGCTCGCGCTGCTGCACGTCGGCTACCTCGCTGCCCTGACGGCCCTCGGCTACGTCCTGGTGCTGCGCTTCCTCGGCCGCAGGCTCGCCTCGTGAGCCCGCTGACCGCGGCCGCGGCGACGGCGCAGACCCGGCGGCTGGGCGCGCTCGGCGCGGTCGGGCTGCTGGTGCAGCGCAACTACGTCGTCTACCGCTCCGCCTGGTGGATCTTCCTGTCCGGCTTCCTCGAGCCGGTCTTCTACCTCTTCTCGATCGGCGTCGGGGTCGGCCAGCTGGTGCAGGGCTTCGAGGTCGACGGCCGCACGATCGGGTACGCCGCGTTCGTGGCCCCCGGCATGCTCGCGGCGGCCGCCATGAACGGCTCGCTGCTCGACTCGACGTTCAACTTCTTCTTCAAGCTGAAGTACGCCAAGACGTTCGAGCAGATGCTGGCCACCCCGCTGACCACCCGCGACATCGCCCGGGGCGAGCTCGCCTGGTCGCTGCTGCGCGGCGGCACCTACTCGCTGGCGTTCCTGCTGATCATGGTGGCGATGGGCCTGGTGGCCTCCTGGTGGGCGGTGCTGGTGCTGCCGGCGGCCCTGCTCATCGGCGTCGCCTTCGGCGCGGTCGGCATGGCGCTGACGACCTACATGCGCTCCTGGCAGGACTTCGAGTACGTCACCCTCGCCACGCTGCCGCTGTTCTTGTTCTCGGCCACGTTCTTCCCGCTCGAGGCGTTCCCGACCTGGCTCGGCTGGGTGGTCGAGGCCACCCCGCTCTACCGCGGCGTGGTGCTGGTCCGCGAGCTCACCACCGGGGCGGTGACGGCCGACTCGGTCGTCTCGGTGGTCTACCTCGTGGTGTTGTCGGTCGCGGGCATGCTGGTGGTCTCGCGGCGGCTGGACCGGCTGCTGCTCGGCTGAGCGGAGGCCCGGGTGGGCTCGTCGGGACTCGCGGGGCGCATCGCGGCGTGGGGGACCACCCCGGCCGAGGCGGCCGCGCACCACGCCGCCGACGCACACGTGCCGCCCGGCGGACGCCACTTCGTCCGCGCGGTCGACGTGGACGCCGACCCGGCGACCACGTGGCGCTGGGTGTGCCAGCTCGGCGTCGCGCCGTACAGCTACGACGTGGTCGACAACCTGGGTCGCCGCAGCCCACGCACGCTCACGCCGGGCGCGGAGCGGCTGCAGCTGGGCCAGCGGGTGCTGTTCGGCCCCGTGGTCGAGCTCGAGTCGGGCCGGCTGCTGGTGGTCGCGGCCCGGGGGCTGGGCCAGCGGGTGTGCGGCCCGGTCGCGATGTCCTACGAGGTACTCCCCGGGCGTCGTACGCCGAGCCGGCTGCTGCTCTGCCTCGCCGTCGGCCCGCCGCGGCGGCCGTTCGTCGCGCTCGACCGGGCCTGGCAGGCGGTGCTCGGGGCCGGCGACCTGGTGATGGCGCGTCGCCAGCTGCTCACCCTGCGCGACCTCGCCGAGGCCCACGACCCGCGCTGAGGCCGGGCTTGGCAGACTGCGCCCATGACCGACCTCCCCTCCGCGCCGCACCCCGGCGGGACGCCGCGCGTCGCCGTCATCGGCGGCAGCGGGTTCTACGAGTTCCTCGACGACCCCACCACCGTGACGGTGGAGACGCCCTGGGGCGAGCCGTCCGCGCCGATCGCGGTCGGTGACGTCGGGGGTCGCCCGGTCGCGTTCCTGCCGCGCCACGGCGCCGGACACCGCTACCCGCCCACGCAGATCCCCTACCGGGCCAACATCTGGGCGCTGAAGTCGCTCGGCGTCGAGCGGATCCTGGCGCCCTGCGCGGTCGGCGGCCTGCAGCCCGAGACCCAGCCCGGGACGCTCGTCGTGCCCGACCAGCTCGTCGACCGCACCACCAGCCGCGTCCAGACCTACGTCGAGACCGGCGCCGCCCACGCGCCGTTCGCCGACCCCTACTGCCCCGAGCTGCGCACCGCGCTGACCTCGGCGGCGGGGGAGGGCGCGATCGACGGCGGCACGATGGTCGTCATCGAGGGTCCGCGGTTCTCCACCCGCGCGGAGTCGCAGAGCTACGCCGCCGCAGGCTGGACGGTCGTCAACATGACCGGCCACCCGGAGGCCGTCCTGGCCCGCGAGCTCGGCGTCTGCTACGCCACCATCGCGCTCGTGACCGACCTCGACGCCGGGGTCAGCGCCGAGGAGTCGGTCGACCAGGCCGCGGTGTTCGCGCTGTTCGAGAAGCACATCGGGCGGTTGAAGACGATGCTCGGCGAGGTCGTCGCCGGCCTGCCCGAGGGCGAGCCCGGCTGCGGCTGCGGGGCGTGGCTCGACGACGTCGAGCTGTCCTTCGAGCTGCCCGGCCCGGGCCGGACGGTGTCCGCGTGAAGGTCCTGCTCACCGGTGCGCTCGGCTTCATCGGCGCCCGCATCGACGCCCAGCTGACCGCGCGCGGGGACGAGGTGGTCCGCGTCGACGCCGTGATCCCGCAGGCGCACGCCCAGGGAACCGAGGTGCCCGAGGGGCTGCACCGGCTCGACGTCCGCGACGCCGCGCAGTGGGC harbors:
- a CDS encoding ATP-dependent helicase, translated to MQQFSEPTRAWFAAAFAAPTPAQQGAWEAISAGRHALVVAPTGSGKTLSAFLWSIDRLATTPPPEEKQHRCRVLYVSPLKALAVDVERNLRAPLVGIRQTAERLGLEVPEIRVGVRSGDTPAQERRRIQTSPPDILITTPESLFLMLTSQAREALRGVETVVLDEVHAVAGTKRGAHLAVSLERLDELLERPAQRIGLSATVRPVDEVARFLGGAAPVEVVAPPSEKQWDLTVVVPVEDMTQLGGEEGDDGPRAGSLWPHVEARVLDLVEQHTSTIVFANSRRLAERLTARLNELAAERAGLDREDAAQDGPPAEVMAQSGQTGAADPAAPLVARAHHGSVSKEQRAIIEDDLKRGRLPCVVATSSLELGIDMGAVDLVVQVESPPSVASALQRVGRAGHQVGEVSRGVLFPKHRGDLVPSAVAVEQMRSGGIEALHVPASPLDVLAQQVVAATSMEAWSADDLFDVVRRSAPFATLPRSAYDATLDLLSGRYPSDEFAELRPRLVWDRVTGELTGRPGAQRLAVTSGGTIPDRGLFGVFLVGEKASRVGELDEEMVYESRVGDVFTLGTTSWRIEDITHDRVLVAPAPGQPGRLPFWTGDTLGRPAELGGAIGAFTRELSQLPREQALARVRGAGLDEWAADNLVSLLEEQKEVTSAVPHDQQLLVERFRDELGDWRIVVHSPYGTPVHAPWALAINARLRERYGLDAQAMATDDGIVLRIPETDQEPPGAELVAFEPEELEPLVTTEVGGSALFASRFRECAARALLLPRRDPGRRAPLWQQRQRSAQLLEVAARYPSFPIILETVREVLQDVYDLPSLVALHRRIADRRLRLVDVQTQRPSPMAQSLLFGYVAAFMYEGDSPLAERRAAALTLDQGLLAELLGRAELRELLDPEVLAEVESEVQRLAESRRAKDAEGIADLLRLLGPLDADEVRARCSDPDQVEGWLQQLVTARRVVPVLMSGQQRFAVVEDVARLRDGLGVPVPPGVPDVFTEPVEDPLADLVGRYARTHGPFTAHEVAARLGLGVAVCHQTLARLAAQGRVMEGEFRPQGSGAEWCDAEVLRLLRRRSLARLRQEVEPVEPAALARFVPAWQHVVPPTATGRQSRLRGLDGVVTVVDQLAGCGVPASALETLVLPARVADYSPAMLDELTSTGEVVWAGHGDLPGADGWVSLHLADAAPLTLPDLGELALTPDHEAVLDALAGGGAYFFRQLATVAGSSDDKALTAAVWDLVWSGRLGNDTLAPLRVLTRSGRSAHRARRTPPRVRSARPSNRPRLSSAALRAAPPDMAGRWFLLPERETDPTLRAHAVAESLLERHGVVTRGAVVSERTPGGFAGAYKVLAAFEDTGRCRRGYFVEGLGAAQFGTVGAIDRLRMHGDTQRDRDSQPVHAVALAATDPANPYGAALPWPPQESGHRPGRKAGALVVLVDGHLALYVERGGKTLLTFVDAEGTGGDDAAAQERLVAAVTALGRAVGDGALGRLVVEKADGASIHGDGSEPLRRAMEAAGFIATPRGLRVRG
- a CDS encoding ATP-binding cassette domain-containing protein, which encodes MVDAVLAEGLVKTYGKVRALDGLSLRVPEGEVLGVLGPNGAGKTTAVKVLTTLVRPDAGTASVAGVDVVADPAGVRRSIGVSGQNAAVDEYLTGFENLDMVGRLYHLGARASRERARELLREFDLEEAGDRVAKGYSGGMRRRLDLAGALVARPPVLFLDEPTTGLDPRSRTSMWEVIRGLVAGGTSLLLTTQYLEEADLLADNIVVVDHGRVIAEGTADELKAQVGGERLQVTVADPAQLGRAEELLTPLAVGPVVREEERRGLLVPVTGGAARLADALRLLDGEGVALDDVGLRRPTLDDVFLTLTGRSTAEDDAALSQEASA
- a CDS encoding ABC transporter permease, which codes for MSLSTAVSDGFVVAKRNLIKVKRVPDLLVFTTLSPIMFVLLFAYVFGGAIDQGGDGSAYREFLIAGIFAQTVVFGSTITGAGIAEDVQKGIIDRFRTLPMSPSAVLFGRTLSDVVNNVIVLVVMSLTGLAVGWRIRDGFWHALVGFLLLLVFAYAISWIMALVGLLVPSPEVVNNASFIIIFPLTFIANTFVQLETLPGPLRTFAEWNPISAVTQAARENFGNVPPGGGLSTPSWALQNPELYTLIWSAVVLLVFVPLASARYARATSR
- a CDS encoding ABC transporter ATP-binding protein; the encoded protein is MTAAEAMISARGLRKGFGEVEAVRGIDVEVHRGEAFGFLGPNGAGKSSTMRMVAAVSPVSGGELRILGLDPATDGPEIRSRIGVCPQEDTLDTELNVFDNLYIYGRYFGLPRAEVRRRCGELLEFVQLTDKARSKVEDLSGGMKRRLTIARSLVNRPELLLLDEPTTGLDPQARHVVWDRLFRLKQQGVTLVLTTHYMDEAEQLCDRLVVMDGGRIVAEGSPSSLIREHSTREVAELRFGTGEHEALAPRLEDLAERVEVLPDRLLLYAADGEAAVAAVHERGLHPAMSLVRRSSLEDVFLRLTGRTLVD
- a CDS encoding ABC transporter permease, which translates into the protein MAATRSLAPRMTDYWWTVYKRTWKGSVVSSFVTPLLYVLAMGVLLGGFIQGDPDRLEGASTYLAFVVPGMLAAQSMQLVFGELTYPVMSGVKWHRTYFAMVATPLSVRDVVQSQVGFVVFRVALSSAVFCLVVAPFGVFATWWGAVVAWLVQLLVALAFATPVFALSSYLKDESGFSLVFRLGMIPMFLFSGAFFPVDNLGPTLAALARLTPLWHAVDLTRMLTVDRLDPLLALLHVGYLAALTALGYVLVLRFLGRRLAS
- a CDS encoding ABC transporter permease, which gives rise to MSPLTAAAATAQTRRLGALGAVGLLVQRNYVVYRSAWWIFLSGFLEPVFYLFSIGVGVGQLVQGFEVDGRTIGYAAFVAPGMLAAAAMNGSLLDSTFNFFFKLKYAKTFEQMLATPLTTRDIARGELAWSLLRGGTYSLAFLLIMVAMGLVASWWAVLVLPAALLIGVAFGAVGMALTTYMRSWQDFEYVTLATLPLFLFSATFFPLEAFPTWLGWVVEATPLYRGVVLVRELTTGAVTADSVVSVVYLVVLSVAGMLVVSRRLDRLLLG
- a CDS encoding S-methyl-5'-thioadenosine phosphorylase encodes the protein MTDLPSAPHPGGTPRVAVIGGSGFYEFLDDPTTVTVETPWGEPSAPIAVGDVGGRPVAFLPRHGAGHRYPPTQIPYRANIWALKSLGVERILAPCAVGGLQPETQPGTLVVPDQLVDRTTSRVQTYVETGAAHAPFADPYCPELRTALTSAAGEGAIDGGTMVVIEGPRFSTRAESQSYAAAGWTVVNMTGHPEAVLARELGVCYATIALVTDLDAGVSAEESVDQAAVFALFEKHIGRLKTMLGEVVAGLPEGEPGCGCGAWLDDVELSFELPGPGRTVSA